The nucleotide window tacaggTTACTTAAAAcgtaatatttataatacaaaCCATACGAAATTAATAAGATAAAGAACTAATTAATATGCAAatggtacatttttatgagggaaaaaatgcgaagcaataataaataaaagtacGTTTTAATGTTTGcaatacataaaaagggtaaatttttatatatcacgtatatatatatatacctagtttatatttctatacgcttgaataaaaaaatatttatgtatgctATAAAATTAGTGAATAAACTATTGAGGTTTACAGGCATTTTTTCtagatttttctttttcgacGATATTTTCGTGGACATCTACGTGATCCATATAGTTTAGACAAATGTTTGCATTTCTTGTATTTGTAAAGAACGTATGTTAATACAATGGGAAAgataacaaataatattttaatacatgAGCCTACTATGGCGACGGGTGCAGCGAAATTTAATAGCACTAATAGAAACATCATTGAAGCAATTGATATAACtggagaaaaaattgtgaatagcttaattaattttattgatTCCCGTGATCTAATTCCAccaaaaaattctttaacATCACGAGGTATATCATTATTCATTACATTATACATTTCCCTTTCAATATGTGCATctgtttttttcaaaacttTCCATATCCTTGAGAatatagattttttttttcgtctatAATACATATCCATTGCAGGTAATTTGTATTTCATTCCGTTATATTGATGTATTTGGCTGTAGATGCTATCTTGAGAGTTATTAAGTTTTCCATATTCATCATCATATTTAGTTTTATCAAATGATTTGTCACAACTATCAACACTTTCAGAGGAATCATACATAttgtcatatttttgaaCAGCTTCATTGGAATCATACATAttgtcatatttttgaaCAGCTTCATTGGAATCATACATAttgtcatatttttgaatagCTTCATTGGAATCATACATAttgtcatatttttgaaCAGCTTCATTGGAATCATACATAttgtcatatttttgaaCAGATTCATTGGAATCATACATAttgtcatatttttgaaCAGATTCATTGGAATCATACATATTGTCATATTTATGAACACCTTCATTGGAATCATAcatattgttatatttattaacacCTTCATTGGAATCATAcatattgttatatttattaacacCTTCATTGGAATCATAcaaaatttcatatttattaacacTTTCACTAGAATCATACAAATTGCCATATTTATGAACACATTCATAGGAATCATAAAACTGGTCATAATtatcatcattttcattGCTTCTGATTGtattaaattgtttttcaaatttatcattttgcatCAGTAATTTTAATCTCCTTTCAAAATTGTattcatcttcatcatcttccATGTTCATAATTTCATCCTTTAAGATGtcgtatttttctttcatatCTATGTCTACATCTCCCCTTAGCAATCTGCTAGTTCTGGAATTTAATGCTATACGGGGGTTAACTATTTTATCCTGTGGTTCACCCATGTCAGTGGTCGTCTAAAAATTAGGGTAAAAATTTAAGCATGCGGAACCaaatgattatttaaatattaataaaattttcatcatgAAATAAGCCACTGAAGCAGCTAAAATTGTAGGAAATGTTAAATTTAATTGTTAAATGAGTACTTCTTTGGAACATTTCCATGAGGTTGCTAAAATAGCAAAGGTAAGGAATTTATAGTAGGTGCCTTTGTCGTTTCCTTTCATGTTGCATAtgattaatatttaaaaaatgtatgcgaagcagtaaaaattttagttatatgaaaattttcttttgatAATATTCAACAAATTTATTAGTTTATTTTACTTCTAagttttttgtattttataaaattagtatgttttattttgtctaaACATAAGTTTATTTCTAATCAGATTTAAtttacgaaaaaggaaaaaattgaataaaaaaggtaatttttcaaatattttgtataaaagGAACCgaaatgatataaaattaattaaaataatttagaaA belongs to Plasmodium vivax chromosome 3, whole genome shotgun sequence and includes:
- a CDS encoding Pv-fam-d protein (encoded by transcript PVX_000015A) encodes the protein MGEPQDKIVNPRIALNSRTSRLLRGDVDIDMKEKYDILKDEIMNMEDDEDEYNFERRLKLLMQNDKFEKQFNTIRSNENDDNYDQFYDSYECVHKYGNLYDSSESVNKYEILYDSNEGVNKYNNMYDSNEGVNKYNNMYDSNEGVHKYDNMYDSNESVQKYDNMYDSNESVQKYDNMYDSNEAVQKYDNMYDSNEAIQKYDNMYDSNEAVQKYDNMYDSNEAVQKYDNMYDSSESVDSCDKSFDKTKYDDEYGKLNNSQDSIYSQIHQYNGMKYKLPAMDMYYRRKKKSIFSRIWKVLKKTDAHIEREMYNVMNNDIPRDVKEFFGGIRSRESIKLIKLFTIFSPVISIASMMFLLVLLNFAAPVAIVGSCIKILFVIFPIVLTYVLYKYKKCKHLSKLYGSRRCPRKYRRKRKI